In Scleropages formosus chromosome 10, fSclFor1.1, whole genome shotgun sequence, a single genomic region encodes these proteins:
- the ssr3 gene encoding translocon-associated protein subunit gamma translates to MAPKSSSSGGGGGSSSSKQPSEEDLLLQDFSRNLSAKSSALFYGNALIVSAIPIWLFWRIWHMDLVQSAVLYTVMTLVSTYLVAFAYKNVKFVLKHKVAQKREDAVSKEVTRKLSEADNRKMSRKEKDERILWKKNEVADYEATTFSIFYNNTLFLVLVIIASFFLLKNFNPTVNYVLSISASSGLIALLSTGSK, encoded by the exons ATGGCCccgaagagcagcagcagcggtggcggcggcggtagcagcagcagcaaacagcCGTCCGAGGAGGATCTTCTGCTGCAGGATTTCAGCAGGAACCTGTCGGCCAAGTCCTCGGCGCTTTTCTACGGCAACGCGCTCATCGTGTCCGCCATCCccatct GGCTCTTCTGGAGGATCTGGCACATGGACCTGGTGCAGTCGGCGGTTCTCTACACCGTCATGACTCTCGTGAGCACCTACCTGGTGGCCTTCGCCTACAAGAACGTCAAGTTTGTCCTCAAACACAA GGTCGCCCAGAAACGCGAGGACGCCGTTTCCAAGGAAGTGACCCGTAAACTGTCCGAGGCCGATAACCGCAAGATGTCCCGCAAAGAGAAGGACGAAcg AATCCTGTGGAAGAAGAACGAAGTGGCGGATTATGAAGCCACTACCTTCTCCATCTTCTACAACAACACCCTGTTCCTGGTCCTTGTCATTATCGCCTCCTTCTTCCTGCTGAAGAACTTCAACCCCACTGT GAACTACGTTTTGTCGATCAGTGCTTCCTCGGGCCTCATCGCCCTGCTCTCCACCGGGTCCAAGTAA